The nucleotide sequence TTGATCAGGTGGGTAACGTGAACCACCTTCGTGCGGGGCGTAAACGCTTTGACGTACTGCTCTACCAGCGCGTCTTCGTTTTCGCTGGGGAGTTCGAGATTCAGATATACCAGCTTGATGCCATCGCGTTTTTCGCGCTGTTTCCAGGCATTGAGCATGTTCGGATAGTCCTGTTTGGTCAGCACTACCTCGTCGCCCGCTTTTAAATTCAGTCCGAAAATGACCGTGTTCAGCCCTTCGGTGGCGTTGCGGTTGATGGCAATTTCTTCCGCCGAGCAACCCGCCAGATCGGCCAGCTTGCTGCGCAGGGCTTCGCGGCCCTGATCCAGAATCCGCCACATGTAATAGGATGGCGCTTCGTTGGCGTACTGATAGAATCGGATGTGCGCGTCCTGCACCACTTTCGGCTGCGGACAAACCCCGCCATTATTAAGGTTCAGCAGGTTCGGCGATACGGTGTACTCTGATTTTACCCACGCCCAGAAATCTTCGTCCTGCGCCCACTCGGTCGGCGATTTTAGCGAAGCATCGGCTAGCGTAATGGGGCTGGCATACGTTTCGGGGGTAAATAGCGGTAAGGTCAGGGCGCCAGCGGCTGCGGCCTGCCGAAAGAAGGTTCTGCGGTTGGTCATGGCGAATCAGGTTGTGAGGAGGAACGATGCAGAGTAAAACTACACGTTTCAGCTTAGAAAACAAGCTTTTACGCCCTGATTAAGCCGTTTAAGGCCCCATCTGAAGCTTTTAGTCCATAAACTCCAACTGCCCGAGTTGGTCTGGTAATCATGGCTTTGCGGGTCGTATAGTCGCAATAGCCGACGATCAGATTCCCACCCACTTTCTTTTCAGGGAGCTCTCAACTATTCATTGTGGTATAGAACCGCCGGTGTAAAAATGTAAGTAGGCTATCTGCTAACCTTTTACCTTTTGCCAACAGATTCGTCAACCAGCAGCTTCAGCCCATGAAAACCCGGTTCAGGTCAACGAAAAAAGTGGATCAGGAAGGTAGTCAGCGAAAAAAATCAGCGTTAAGAGAGTGGGGCAATTCGGTTCTGTTTGCCGTGGTAGCCGCCACCCTGATTCGCTTCTTTACGTTCGAAGCGTTTGCCATTCCGACTCCTTCTATGGAGAACAGCCTCTTCGTAGGGGATTATTTATTCGTCAGTAAGCTTCATTACGGATCTCGAACGCCTAGGACACCTTTGCAGGTTCCGCTTACCCACCAGAAAATATGGGGCACAAACATCCCGTCCTACAGCACGGCCATTCAGCTCCCTTCTTATCGTCTGCCCGGTTTTTCAAACGTTAAAAACGGGGATGTCGTCGTCTTTAATTATCCACCACCCAAGGCGGGCGAGCCAGCCTACCCTACCGATCTGAAAACTAATTTCATCAAGCGGTGTATCGGGATTCCCGGCGACGTTGTGACGATCAGATTAGGTCAGGTATATGTCAATGAAAAACTAGTGCCCGCGCCACCCCAGTCGGAGGCTAATTACTTCGTCGAAACCACGGAAATACTTGACGAGCGGTTCTTCCGGAAATACGGCATTGTCAACGATTACGGGTCAGCGGAAGGCCCGTTTATCAACTGGCAACCCCTTGAGTCCTTCAATGCCTTAACCCAGACGACAACGCTGGTAGGGTATCGGGTCAATGCAACCCAGGCTACCATCGATCAGTTCAAGAAATTTGATTGGGTAAAGAACGTAGAACGCATGACGGTCCGGCCTGGCGAGCGGCAATCCGTTTACGGCAGTTCGGCGTTCAACTGGAATCTGGACAATTTTGGTCCGCTGACGGTTCCTAAAAAGGGTATGACCGTGCCCATAAACAAAGAAACCCTGGCCGTTTATGGGCCTGTTATTCAACGCTACGAAGACAATAAAATTCCCGTCCTGACACCCACCAGCCTGACTATTGATGGTCGGCCCATTACGTCCTACACCTTCAAGCAGGATTATTACTTCATGATGGGCGACAATCGACACAACTCCGAGGATTCGCGAGTTTGGGGATTCGTTCCCGAAGACCACATCGTTGGTAAGGCGGTGTTTGTGTGGATGTCGATTGATCCCGTTCCCGCCGACATCTGGCATAAAATCCGCTGGAGCCACCTGTTTAGTGTGGTCAGGTAACTTGATCCAGTTGCTGTAAAAATAAAGCCAGAGCTACTACGCCCTGGCTTTATTTTTACAGCAACCCAGGCTCGCTTACGGGAACTTGGGAAACTTGCTGAAATCCGGTTTACGCTTTTCCAGGAAGGCGTCCTTACCTTCTTTGGCTTCTTCGGAGAGGTAATACAGCAGCGTCGCGTCGCCGGCGAGTTGCTGAATACCCGCCTGCCCGTCGAGTTCGGCGTTGAACGAGGCCTTCAGCATACGTAACGCAATCGGACTTTTTTCGAGCATCTTCCGGCACCAGGCAATGGTTGTTTCTTCCAGTTGGTCGAGCGGCACAACTTTGTTCACCAGCCCCATATCGAGGGCTTCCTGCGCATCATACTGATCGCAGAGATACCAGATCTCACGGGCCTTCTTCTGACCAACGATCCGGGCCAGGTAGCTGGCACCGAAGCCTCCGTCGAAGGAGCCAACTTTGGGGCCGGTCTGGCCAAAGCGGGCGTTGTCGGCCGCGATGCTCAGATCGCAGACGACGTGCAGAACGTGCCCGCCACCAATGGCGTAGCCCGCCACCATCGCCACAACCGGCTTTGGAATCCGCCGAATCTGCATTTGCAGATCTAGCACGTTCAGACGCGGTACGGCATCTTCACCAACGTAACCGCCGTGACCCCGCACCGACTGATCGCCACCCGAACAGAAGGCTTCGCCCCCCTCGCCGGTCAGAATCACCACGCCCACGCGCTCGTCCTGCCGGGCCAGTTCCATAGCTTCCGACATTTCTTTGACTGTCAGGGGCGTGAACGCATTCCGCTTGTGCGGTCGGTTGATGCTGATTTTGGCGATCCCTTCGTAATAGGAAAAAATAATCTCGTTGTATTCCTTAATAACTTCCCAGGGGTATTGGCTTTGCATGATTAAAGAGTGAAAAAGCGAAAAAGCGAAAGAGTGAACAAACCGGAATCGCTCATTCACTCCTTCACTCGTTCACTCGCTGTGTGAAACATCGTGATACTGCACGTCCCAGGTGTGGTCGGCCATCATACGAACCGTAGCTAAGCAACGTTCAAACGGAAACTTGCGGCCCCACTCGTTTGGGCCGATCATCGAAAGAACATCGGTACCATTTTTGCGGGTATAAAAATAATACGTATGACCAACGACCGGCTCGAAATTCATCTGGGCCGCATAAATCCGCTCCGAGACTTCGACGCGGTGGCGGATGGCGGTGGCCTGCTCGGCCAGCAGCTGCATCTGCCTGTAAAGCTGGCTCAGCTGCAGGTCGGTTTGCTCGCGCATGGCCGATACGGCCCGGCCGGTAATCTTGCCTTTATCTTCGGGCCGAATGACGGCTCCGCCCGCCGTGTGGGCATAGGCCAGCAACCCAGGCTCTTCAGCAACTTTCTCCGGCGAAATCGGGTTAATAACTACTTTCGCTTCTTCCATCGTTCTTGGGTAACTGCCCGACGAACGGCTTTGTTCGCTGTCGTTGAATGACAAAAAAGACTCATATTTACACCAGCAAATCGGTGCTTAACCGCAAAAGTACAATAAACCGCTATGGAAACCATTCTTCCGGCCTCGGACGGTCCGACAATGCCCCGCCACGAGTTTTTTCGCTTAGTCGGCACTAGCGTCGGAACGATTCTGCTTGCCCGCTGCATGGCGGGCTGCGCTAACGACGGTGCCGGTGATCCGAATCCCAGTCCGGAACAGGCCGTTGACTTTGTCATTAACCTGGATGAAAAGGTCAATGAAAACCTGAAGCTGAAGGGGGGTTACGTCATCATCAAAAATATAATCATTGCCCAGACAAAAGATGGCCAGTTTGTAGCCGTTTCGGCTAAATGCACCCATCAGGGAACGCAGCTGGTGTATAAGCCCACCGAGAATCAATTCTATTGCCCCCTGCACCTGTCGCGCTTCGACATCACCGGGAAAGTGGTAACCGGTCCGGCCTCCCAACCCCTGATCCGCTATGCCGTGGCAACACTGACCAACGGTACGCTGCGCATTCAGACGATGCCATGATTCTGGACCCCTCGGCTCCTGAGAATTGGCCGTCTGGCGGCCCGGCTTCCTCACTGACTGCCTACGAAGCCGAAGCGCTGGCCTTTTGCCGGGCGTGGCTGAGTGGACAGACAACCTTTACGCTCCATACATCCGGCTCGACCGGAACGCCTAAACCCATTAGCCTCACGCGGGCGCAGATGCGGGCCAGCGCTCACCTGACCGGCCTGACGCTTGGCCTGCTGCCGGGCGATACTGCCCTGGTCTGCCTGAACATTCGTTACGTAGCCGGGGTCATGATGCTGGTTCGCGGCCTGGAACTTGGCCTGCCCATGACCATCCTGGAACCCACCAGCAATCCCTTAGCTGACTTTCGGCCAACCAAATCTGGCTCACTTTCGGCTCCTTTTGCCTTTTCGGCCCTGGTTCCGCTGCAACTGCAAACCATTCTGGAGGAAACGCCCGAAAAAATTCCTATCCTGAACGGCATGAAAGCGATTCTGGTGGGCGGAGCCGCCACAAGCCCCGCCCTGGAACAGGCTCTGCAGGTCCTAACAGCCCCGGTGTATGCCACTTACGGCATGACCGAAACCGTCTCGCATATTGCCTTTCGTCGGCTCAACGGGCCGACGGCCACGGACGTATTTACCGCCCTTCCCGGCGTAGAAATGGGGACGGACGAACGAGGGTGTCTACACATTACGTCGGCTGCCACCAATTTTGAGCGTATCCAGACCAACGATGTCGTTGAACTGGTGAATCCGCCTACGGATAGCGCGACGCGATTCCGGCTGTTGGGTCGCTCCGACCGGATCATTAACAGCGGGGGCGTAAAGGTGCAGCCCGAACGGATCGAGCAGCTCATTGAAACGGTACTGACCAGCTTCGGTCCCGTACCGCGCCTGTTTGTAGCGGGTCTTCCTGACAAACGGTTGGGCCAGCGAATTGTGCTGGTCAGCGAAGGTAAGGCTATAGATGATGCTCCGTGGGCCAACGTACAGGAGGCAATCCGGGCGCAACTGGGGCCATACGCGGTTCCTAAAGAGCGGCTTACTGTTCCACGCTTTGCCGAAACGCCAACCGGCAAAATTGACCGAACGGCTACCCTGGCGGGTTATACCAGTTGATTTATGCCGTCCGACTTTCGACCTTTGCCCGTCTATGTTCAAACGCCTTGAAATCCGCTACCAGACGGCCCGGTCGTTGCCCGCGCCCTACGCCTATTTCTATACATTAACCTTAAAGCCCGTCGCGGATAGCCGGTTGCAGGTGGACCTGGCTATTTCCTATCCCGACCGCGAGGACATTGACGACGATGAGCTGATTGCGGAGGGTTATAGCCGTGATGATGATTTTTCGTGGTCGGGGCAGCTACCCCAGACCTGGCAGCAGACGGTGGATGAACTGGCGAAGAAAACCAGGCTGCAGCCTTTCCGCGAAGATCAGCTTGGCGAAGACGATGACTATTGGGATGCCCGGATCGAAACCACAGAGGGCGTTAAACAGGGTCGGCCAGCCAATGCAGAGGACTGGCAATATCTGGTGCAGGAACTGATTCAGGCGGCTTACGAAACCGCAGGCCGCGAACGGGTCTTTGAACTGACGTATCTCGACCTAAGCCAGGATGGCCATAATCTGGAATTGCAGCTATCTGCTTCGTTTGCCAACCGTACGATCAACGTACGCTCCGTACAGAATCAGCAGAATCGCTCGAAGACCTTACCCTGGTCGGCTCTGCAACGAATCATGACGGAGGTGTATAACCATGATTACGACCCCGATGAAGCGCAGACCAAGCGCCCGAAACACGACGGTCAATGGCTCAATCTGGGCACCGACGAATGGCATGACATTAGCGAACTGCGATCTTTGACAAGCCTGTTACGCGGCTTATGAACCTGGCGTCATTCGTCAACCCAAACCTCCGCCGTAACCATACCAGCTACCCGCCTTTCGCGGGTCTGCAGTTTTAACCGGGCCTCGGCCAGCAGTCGCTGCCAGTCGGCCAGCCGCCGGGTTTCAATATTGGCCGTCAGTCGAAAAAAACGGATCATCGCCCACACCAGCGCCTGCTGCCACCAGACGTTTGTCCGGACGAAATCGGTCACGATCCAACAGCCGCCGGGCTTAAGGGCGCTGCGAAGTCGCGAAATCAGAGAATTTTTCAGCGTTGACTCGGTGAATAAATCCAGCACGTAGGGCGTCATAATGACGTCGAAACGCTCATCGGAGCGCAGTGTGGTCTGGTCGCCCAACCGGAATTCGACTGTCCCGGATTGTGCTTTCCGAATCATTCGCTGACTAGCGCGGGCCAGCATCTTCCCCGACGATTCCAGGTAAAGAATTCGGCTCAGTGGTGGCTGACCAGAACCGGCAGGGTTGTGCGCCAGAACGGCTTCGAGCAGCCGCCCCGTTCCTCCCCCAACAATCAGCACGTGCGCTCCGGCTTTAATCTGACCGAGGTGAACCAGTTGCGCCTGATGCAGCTTACGTCCAAAAATCAGGAACGTCAGCGCGTCGTAAACCGGTGCAATCCAGTCGAAGTCGGTGCCGGTTGTTGGGGACGATTTCATACACCCCTGAACGAAGAGATTGAGACAAAGAAAATGCGTTCCATAACCTGACTGATGCAGGTTATGGAACGCGGGAAACTTAGGCCGCTACCGGCGTCATCACCGATTTCTGGCTTTTGGCGGCTACCGTTACGTCCTCGCCGTGTACCCGAATCGTTACCGGTGAGTTGGAAAAGTTATGCACCCGAATATCCTGCTGCGTCGTCGTAATTTCCAGCAGGGCACCCCGGAAGCGAATTTTAAACGCCAGGGACTGCCAGTTGTCCGGGCAATAGGGGCTCAGACTGAGTTGGTCATTTTCGACCCGTAACCCACCGAAGCCTTTTATGACCGCCAGCCACGTACCCGCCATAGACGTAATGTGACAGCCGTCTTCGGTATCGTTGTTATAATCGTCGAGGTCGAGCCGGGCCGTGCGCAGATACATCTCGTAGGCTTTTTCTTTCATACCCAGCTTCGACGCCTGTACCGAGTGAACGCAGGGCGAAAGCGACGACTCGTGCACGGTCATGGGCTCGTAGAACGAATAATTCCGGCGCATGGTCTCCGTATCAAACTCATCCTCGAAGAAGTATAGCCCCTGCAGTACATCGGCCTGCTTGATAAAGCACGACCGAAGAATCCGGTCCCACGACCAGTTCTGGTTAATGGGCCGCTGCCCCTTCGGAATCTCCGAAACGGTCATCAGGTCTTTATCCAGAAAGCCCTCCTGCTGCAGGAAAATACCTCGTTCCTCGTCCTGCGGCAAATACATATTGTCGACAATATGCTGCGCTTTTTCGATTTCCTTATCCTCGCGGAAGTGCAGCCGGTCAATCAGTTCAGCGTATTTCTCCGGGTCCAGCGTTTTAACAATCTCAACGGCCTGGATGGTGTACCGCAACGTCCAGGCGGCAATGTAGTTGGTGTACCAGTTGTTGTTTACGTTGTTTTCGTACTCGTTTGGTCCCGTTACGCCGAGCATGACGTATTGTTTCTTGACCTTCGACCAGTTGACCC is from Spirosoma taeanense and encodes:
- the lepB gene encoding signal peptidase I, which gives rise to MKTRFRSTKKVDQEGSQRKKSALREWGNSVLFAVVAATLIRFFTFEAFAIPTPSMENSLFVGDYLFVSKLHYGSRTPRTPLQVPLTHQKIWGTNIPSYSTAIQLPSYRLPGFSNVKNGDVVVFNYPPPKAGEPAYPTDLKTNFIKRCIGIPGDVVTIRLGQVYVNEKLVPAPPQSEANYFVETTEILDERFFRKYGIVNDYGSAEGPFINWQPLESFNALTQTTTLVGYRVNATQATIDQFKKFDWVKNVERMTVRPGERQSVYGSSAFNWNLDNFGPLTVPKKGMTVPINKETLAVYGPVIQRYEDNKIPVLTPTSLTIDGRPITSYTFKQDYYFMMGDNRHNSEDSRVWGFVPEDHIVGKAVFVWMSIDPVPADIWHKIRWSHLFSVVR
- the menB gene encoding 1,4-dihydroxy-2-naphthoyl-CoA synthase, whose protein sequence is MQSQYPWEVIKEYNEIIFSYYEGIAKISINRPHKRNAFTPLTVKEMSEAMELARQDERVGVVILTGEGGEAFCSGGDQSVRGHGGYVGEDAVPRLNVLDLQMQIRRIPKPVVAMVAGYAIGGGHVLHVVCDLSIAADNARFGQTGPKVGSFDGGFGASYLARIVGQKKAREIWYLCDQYDAQEALDMGLVNKVVPLDQLEETTIAWCRKMLEKSPIALRMLKASFNAELDGQAGIQQLAGDATLLYYLSEEAKEGKDAFLEKRKPDFSKFPKFP
- a CDS encoding DUF2452 domain-containing protein, which produces MEEAKVVINPISPEKVAEEPGLLAYAHTAGGAVIRPEDKGKITGRAVSAMREQTDLQLSQLYRQMQLLAEQATAIRHRVEVSERIYAAQMNFEPVVGHTYYFYTRKNGTDVLSMIGPNEWGRKFPFERCLATVRMMADHTWDVQYHDVSHSE
- a CDS encoding QcrA and Rieske domain-containing protein, producing METILPASDGPTMPRHEFFRLVGTSVGTILLARCMAGCANDGAGDPNPSPEQAVDFVINLDEKVNENLKLKGGYVIIKNIIIAQTKDGQFVAVSAKCTHQGTQLVYKPTENQFYCPLHLSRFDITGKVVTGPASQPLIRYAVATLTNGTLRIQTMP
- a CDS encoding AMP-binding protein, translated to MILDPSAPENWPSGGPASSLTAYEAEALAFCRAWLSGQTTFTLHTSGSTGTPKPISLTRAQMRASAHLTGLTLGLLPGDTALVCLNIRYVAGVMMLVRGLELGLPMTILEPTSNPLADFRPTKSGSLSAPFAFSALVPLQLQTILEETPEKIPILNGMKAILVGGAATSPALEQALQVLTAPVYATYGMTETVSHIAFRRLNGPTATDVFTALPGVEMGTDERGCLHITSAATNFERIQTNDVVELVNPPTDSATRFRLLGRSDRIINSGGVKVQPERIEQLIETVLTSFGPVPRLFVAGLPDKRLGQRIVLVSEGKAIDDAPWANVQEAIRAQLGPYAVPKERLTVPRFAETPTGKIDRTATLAGYTS
- a CDS encoding class I SAM-dependent methyltransferase, coding for MKSSPTTGTDFDWIAPVYDALTFLIFGRKLHQAQLVHLGQIKAGAHVLIVGGGTGRLLEAVLAHNPAGSGQPPLSRILYLESSGKMLARASQRMIRKAQSGTVEFRLGDQTTLRSDERFDVIMTPYVLDLFTESTLKNSLISRLRSALKPGGCWIVTDFVRTNVWWQQALVWAMIRFFRLTANIETRRLADWQRLLAEARLKLQTRERRVAGMVTAEVWVDE